Proteins encoded in a region of the Zea mays cultivar B73 chromosome 2, Zm-B73-REFERENCE-NAM-5.0, whole genome shotgun sequence genome:
- the LOC100382320 gene encoding probable metal-nicotianamine transporter YSL9-like isoform X1, with protein MKQEGRRRQHQHQHHRPPPRLELAMAHARGGGGHGHGHEEEAEAAVCLDGDSEAGEARSAGRAPPWRDQLTARGMVASLAVGAMYSVIVMKLGLTTGLVPTLNVSAALIAFVILRGWTQALARFGVATRPFTRQENTVVQTCAVACYSIAVGGGFGSFLLALNKRTYEMAGEDTEGNLPGSYKEPGIGWMTGFLFAVSFVGIVALIPLRKIMIIDYKLTYPSGTATAVLINGFHTTHGDATAKQQVNGFTKYFAISFFWSFFQWFYSGGDNCGFSQFPTFGLRAWKQTFFFDFSLTYVGAGMICSHLVNLSLLLGALLSWGIMWPLVSDLKGDWYPADMPESSMRSLQGYKAFICIALLLGDGLYNFVKVVAFTVKSLLGRSRLKNAKKEEDIPVLDEIQRNEIFTRDSIPTWLAYSGYLALSAVAVFAIPLMFHEMKWYYVIIAYLLAPALGFCNAYGAGLTDINMAYNYGKVALFILAAWAGKDSGVVAGLVGCGLVKSLVSISADLMHDFKTGHLTLTSPRSMIIAQAIGTAMGCVIGPLTFLLFYKAFDIGNPDGYWKAPYALIYRNMAILGVQGFSALPLHCLQLCYGFFGFAVAANLMRDLLPPKYGKWVPLPMAMGVPFLVGASFAIDMCVGSLMVFIWHIIDRSKASLMVPAVASGLICGDGLWIFPESLLALAKISPPLCMAFRSSH; from the exons ATGAAGCAGGAGGGGCGGAGGCGGCAACACCAACACCAACACCACAGGCCGCCGCCGCGCCTCGAGCTGGCTATGGCGCACGCGCGGGGCGGCGggggccacggccacggccacgagGAGGAAGCGGAGGCGGCCGTCTGCCTGGACGGCGACTCCGAGGCGGGCGAAGCGCGCAGCGCGGGGCGCGCGCCGCCGTGGCGGGACCAGCTGACGGCGCGCGGGATGGTGGCGAGCCTCGCCGTCGGCGCCATGTACAGCGTCATCGTCATGAAGCTGGGCCTCACCACAGGGCTCGTCCCCACGCTCAACGTCTCCGCCGCGCTCATCGCCTTCGTCATCCTCCGCGGGTGGACGCAGGCGCTCGCCCGCTTCGGCGTCGCTACGCGCCCGTTCACCCGCCAGGAGAACACCGTCGTCCAGACATGCGCCGTCGCCTGCTACAGCATCGCCGTCGGAG GTGGGTTTGGCTCCTTCTTGCTTGCTCTGAACAAGAGGACCTACGAGATGGCTGGGGAGGACACGGAAGGCAACCTTCCGGGAAGCTACAAGGAGCCTGGCATTGGCTGGATGACCGGCTTCCTCTTCGCCGTAAGCTTCGTCGGGATTGTTGCGCTAATACCTCTAAGGAAG ATCATGATAATTGACTACAAATTAACTTACCCAAGTGGTACTGCAACAGCTGTTCTTATAAATGGATTCCACACAACTCATGGAGATGCAACGGCAAA GCAGCAAGTGAATGGGTTCACAAAATACTTTGCAATCAGCTTCTTTTGGAGCTTCTTCCAGTGGTTTTACTCAGGTGGAGACAACTGTGGGTTTTCACAGTTTCCCACTTTTGGACTTAGAGCTTGGAAACAAAC ATTTTTCTTCGATTTCAGTCTAACATATGTTGGCGCTGGGATGATTTGCTCTCACCTCGTTAATCTATCTCTCCTTCTTGGTGCACTTCtctcatggggaataatgtggccacTGGTCAGTGATTTGAAAGGGGATTGGTATCCTGCAGATATGCCAGAAAGCAGCATGAGAAGCCTGCAAGGTTACAAG GCCTTCATCTGCATAGCGCTCCTCTTGGGCGATGGTCTTTACAATTTTGTTAAGGTTGTTGCATTCACTGTTAAGAGTCTACTTGGCAGATCAAGACTGAAGAATGCAAAGAAAG AGGAAGACATTCCAGTGCTTGATGAAATTCAGCGCAATGAGATTTTTACAAGAGACAGTATCCCCACATGGCTAGCCTACTCTGGATATCTTGCACTATCAGCTGTTGCTGTGTTTGCCATTCCCTTGATGTTCCATGAGATGAAATGGTACTATGTTATTATAGCATACTTATTGGCCCCGGCATTGGGTTTCTGCAATGCCTATGGTGCTGGCCTTACTGATATCAACATGGCCTACAATTATGGAAAGGTCGCGCTCTTTATTCTTGCGGCCTGGGCTGGGAAGGACTCTGGTGTTGTAGCTGGCCTAGTGGGTTGTGGTTTGGTGAAATCACTGGTGTCAATATCCGCTGATCTGATGCATGACTTCAAGACTGGACATCTTACATTAACATCACCTAGATCAATGATTATTGCTCAGGCTATTGGCACTGCCATGGGCTGTGTCATTGGACCACTGACATTTTTACTGTTCTACAAGGCTTTTGACATTGGAAACCCTGATGGGTACTGGAAGGCACCATATGCTCTAATCTACCGCAATATGGCAATTCTTGGTGTCCAGGGCTTCTCTGCTCTGCCCCTGCATTGTTTGCAGCTGTGCTACGGATTCTTTGGATTTGCAGTGGCAGCCAATCTGATGAGGGACCTCTTGCCACCAAAGTACGGCAAATGGGTTCCATTACCAATGGCAATGGGGGTTCCCTTCCTAGTTGGTGCGAGCTTTGCCATCGACATGTGTGTGGGGAGCTTGATGGTCTTCATCTGGCACATCATTGACAGAAGTAAAGCATCTTTAATGGTGCCAGCAGTTGCATCTGGGTTGATATGTGGCGATGGGCTTTGGATCTTCCCTGAATCCTTGCTTGCCTTGGCCAAGATCAGTCCACCATTGTGCATGGCATTCAGGTCTTCACACTAG
- the LOC100382320 gene encoding probable metal-nicotianamine transporter YSL9-like isoform X2 — MAHARGGGGHGHGHEEEAEAAVCLDGDSEAGEARSAGRAPPWRDQLTARGMVASLAVGAMYSVIVMKLGLTTGLVPTLNVSAALIAFVILRGWTQALARFGVATRPFTRQENTVVQTCAVACYSIAVGGGFGSFLLALNKRTYEMAGEDTEGNLPGSYKEPGIGWMTGFLFAVSFVGIVALIPLRKIMIIDYKLTYPSGTATAVLINGFHTTHGDATAKQQVNGFTKYFAISFFWSFFQWFYSGGDNCGFSQFPTFGLRAWKQTFFFDFSLTYVGAGMICSHLVNLSLLLGALLSWGIMWPLVSDLKGDWYPADMPESSMRSLQGYKAFICIALLLGDGLYNFVKVVAFTVKSLLGRSRLKNAKKEEDIPVLDEIQRNEIFTRDSIPTWLAYSGYLALSAVAVFAIPLMFHEMKWYYVIIAYLLAPALGFCNAYGAGLTDINMAYNYGKVALFILAAWAGKDSGVVAGLVGCGLVKSLVSISADLMHDFKTGHLTLTSPRSMIIAQAIGTAMGCVIGPLTFLLFYKAFDIGNPDGYWKAPYALIYRNMAILGVQGFSALPLHCLQLCYGFFGFAVAANLMRDLLPPKYGKWVPLPMAMGVPFLVGASFAIDMCVGSLMVFIWHIIDRSKASLMVPAVASGLICGDGLWIFPESLLALAKISPPLCMAFRSSH; from the exons ATGGCGCACGCGCGGGGCGGCGggggccacggccacggccacgagGAGGAAGCGGAGGCGGCCGTCTGCCTGGACGGCGACTCCGAGGCGGGCGAAGCGCGCAGCGCGGGGCGCGCGCCGCCGTGGCGGGACCAGCTGACGGCGCGCGGGATGGTGGCGAGCCTCGCCGTCGGCGCCATGTACAGCGTCATCGTCATGAAGCTGGGCCTCACCACAGGGCTCGTCCCCACGCTCAACGTCTCCGCCGCGCTCATCGCCTTCGTCATCCTCCGCGGGTGGACGCAGGCGCTCGCCCGCTTCGGCGTCGCTACGCGCCCGTTCACCCGCCAGGAGAACACCGTCGTCCAGACATGCGCCGTCGCCTGCTACAGCATCGCCGTCGGAG GTGGGTTTGGCTCCTTCTTGCTTGCTCTGAACAAGAGGACCTACGAGATGGCTGGGGAGGACACGGAAGGCAACCTTCCGGGAAGCTACAAGGAGCCTGGCATTGGCTGGATGACCGGCTTCCTCTTCGCCGTAAGCTTCGTCGGGATTGTTGCGCTAATACCTCTAAGGAAG ATCATGATAATTGACTACAAATTAACTTACCCAAGTGGTACTGCAACAGCTGTTCTTATAAATGGATTCCACACAACTCATGGAGATGCAACGGCAAA GCAGCAAGTGAATGGGTTCACAAAATACTTTGCAATCAGCTTCTTTTGGAGCTTCTTCCAGTGGTTTTACTCAGGTGGAGACAACTGTGGGTTTTCACAGTTTCCCACTTTTGGACTTAGAGCTTGGAAACAAAC ATTTTTCTTCGATTTCAGTCTAACATATGTTGGCGCTGGGATGATTTGCTCTCACCTCGTTAATCTATCTCTCCTTCTTGGTGCACTTCtctcatggggaataatgtggccacTGGTCAGTGATTTGAAAGGGGATTGGTATCCTGCAGATATGCCAGAAAGCAGCATGAGAAGCCTGCAAGGTTACAAG GCCTTCATCTGCATAGCGCTCCTCTTGGGCGATGGTCTTTACAATTTTGTTAAGGTTGTTGCATTCACTGTTAAGAGTCTACTTGGCAGATCAAGACTGAAGAATGCAAAGAAAG AGGAAGACATTCCAGTGCTTGATGAAATTCAGCGCAATGAGATTTTTACAAGAGACAGTATCCCCACATGGCTAGCCTACTCTGGATATCTTGCACTATCAGCTGTTGCTGTGTTTGCCATTCCCTTGATGTTCCATGAGATGAAATGGTACTATGTTATTATAGCATACTTATTGGCCCCGGCATTGGGTTTCTGCAATGCCTATGGTGCTGGCCTTACTGATATCAACATGGCCTACAATTATGGAAAGGTCGCGCTCTTTATTCTTGCGGCCTGGGCTGGGAAGGACTCTGGTGTTGTAGCTGGCCTAGTGGGTTGTGGTTTGGTGAAATCACTGGTGTCAATATCCGCTGATCTGATGCATGACTTCAAGACTGGACATCTTACATTAACATCACCTAGATCAATGATTATTGCTCAGGCTATTGGCACTGCCATGGGCTGTGTCATTGGACCACTGACATTTTTACTGTTCTACAAGGCTTTTGACATTGGAAACCCTGATGGGTACTGGAAGGCACCATATGCTCTAATCTACCGCAATATGGCAATTCTTGGTGTCCAGGGCTTCTCTGCTCTGCCCCTGCATTGTTTGCAGCTGTGCTACGGATTCTTTGGATTTGCAGTGGCAGCCAATCTGATGAGGGACCTCTTGCCACCAAAGTACGGCAAATGGGTTCCATTACCAATGGCAATGGGGGTTCCCTTCCTAGTTGGTGCGAGCTTTGCCATCGACATGTGTGTGGGGAGCTTGATGGTCTTCATCTGGCACATCATTGACAGAAGTAAAGCATCTTTAATGGTGCCAGCAGTTGCATCTGGGTTGATATGTGGCGATGGGCTTTGGATCTTCCCTGAATCCTTGCTTGCCTTGGCCAAGATCAGTCCACCATTGTGCATGGCATTCAGGTCTTCACACTAG